CTTCAGCGTTCGTCTGCCCGCGCGCTGTTGCCTGCTGCGCGGTTTCTCCGGGTGTCCCTCGGCGCGTCCCATAGTCATCCGGCTCAGCAAAATGCACCAGATGTCCCAGCGCCCAGGTGACGCGGTAGCCGCTGCCCTCCAGATAACCCTCGTGGCGCGAGCGCGCGCCCAGCACCCGGGCGATGTCACGGGCGACACTGGGCTTTTCGGCGAGGACAAGAGTGGTCATGGGATCGGAAACGTGAATATGAGATCAAATGATGCTCTCAAATCGTGCTCGAACGCGAGAGCAGGCGAGCCAGCGCAAATCACCCAAGCATCTCGAGCAGCACAGAGTGCCAAAGCGCGGGGTCGATCACTCCGATCTTGTTCAGCAGGCGGCGCTGATCGACGGCCCGCAATTGATCGAGCAGGATACGCGCCGGTTTGCCGTCGAACGTCAGTCCAGGGCGGCAGCCCAGTGCTTGCCCTTTGCTGGTGATGGGCGCGATGATCACCCGAGGCAGTGCTGTGTTCATGTCATCCGGCGAGACCACCAGACCAGGACGGGTTTTGTAAATTTCGGTTCCAATCGTCGGGTCGAGGTTGACCCAATAGACCTCGCCGCGACGAATCGATCGCTCGGGTGTCTTTACCATTCCCAGTCTCTGGTATCCGCATCCGGCGCCAAATCGCCCCAGACATAAGCATCCTGTGCTGGGTCATAGCCCTGGAACCAGTCCTGGCGTGCTGGTTTGATCGGCTCAATAATGAGGCGCCCAGCATCCAGTCGCAGCTCGACCTTGTCCGCGAAGCCGCCCTGGCTCAACAGCGCAGCCGGAATGATGATCCCTTTGGAATTGCCGATTTTTCGCAATCTGGTCTGCATCGAGATGTCCTTGCTGAAATGTAACAACTTCGTTATTACATCGCGATGTTGAACCACCGTCAACCAGCGATCAAGATTGCAAGAGACCCTAATCCCAAAAAATGCACCCTCTTTACAACGACTTCGCGTCACTACTCCCATCGCAAGAGCTGCGACTGGGACTTGGCCGTGATTATTCCGCCTCGCTCAGCCTCAGATAGCTTGCGAAGCGGGGGAGGCCGGTCTTGGTCTCGCCTTGGTATTGAAAAGTGATGGTGCTGCCGATGGGTGGCGGGTTGCGGCGTTCGGCGTCGCTGAAGCCGGTGCCGATGCGAAAGCGTCGGCCTTGGTCGTCCTCGACTAGCAGGGCGCCGAGCATGCCTTGGTATTTGCCGCGCCCGGGTAGGTGAGCCAGGACTTTGGCCTCGGCATCCTGCTTGGATTTGACTTTGAGCAGGTCGCTGGAGCGACCCTCGCGGTAGCGTGCGTTTTCATGGTGGAGCATCAGGCCTTCGCCGCCAAGCCTCTCGACGGCGGCGAGGCGTGCCATCAGTGCTTTTTCGTCGGCGACGCGAAATTGCTCGACCGGGGCGATGCGCTCGGAGGGCGCATTGGCCAGCAGGCGTTTGATTTCGACCAGCCGCTCGCTGAAGTGGGCGTCCAAGGTTGGCAGGTCGAACACCATGAAGCGTACTTCGCGCCAAGCGTCTTCGTCCGGCTCTTGGCGTCGCGCCAGGCCGGAGATGGCGGCAAACTGACCGCGCCCGAGCCAGAGTTCGCCGTCGAGTGGCACGGGCGGAAAGCCGGTGACGAACCAATCCGGTGCCTGAATGACATGACCGCCGCGACTGATCAGGCGGCTGCCGTCCCAGCGGGCGCGCACGCCGTCGAGCTTTTCGCTCACCCAGTAATGTGCGACATCGGTGCCCGCTTGGTGAGTTTTGGCCAGCATCAGTGCCGGCGGTGTGGGTGGATGCGGGTGTGCGGTGGCTGGCGCTTCGCTGATACCAGTTTCAGGCTGATTGTTGCGCGCGTCACTCCAGAGCGGTGACGGCGCAAGCGGCGCCAGGACCAGCAGAAGGAGAGCGCTCAGGTGGAGCCGGGTGCGCCCGGACGTGACTGCGAGAGAGGGCATGATATTCCTCGCGGCAAGGGGATTGGGTCAGGCGTGTCGTATATTACACAAAGGCCGCGAGGAGTGTGTGGGAGGGGCGCGACTGGGCCAGCTGATCGAGTCAATCAGCGCTGCTGGGAATGGGGCCTTGACCACCCATGTTTGGCTGCTGTGTGGCCGAAGCTCCGCTGCCTTCAATGACTGACAGCTTTGCGCCAGAACGCAGTCGGCGCGCGGCCTGGTATTCTTCTTCGGTCATTTGGCTGCCGATGATGTTGCGCAGGCTTTCTGCGTCGCGGTCGCCTTGGTCGACGGCGAGTGACAGCCAGTAGTGAGATTGGGCGAGGTCGATGGGAAGGCCGCGGCCCTCGGCGTAGATCAGGCCCATTGCGAACTGGGCGTCGACTTCACCGCGTTTTGCGGCGGCGCGCACGGCGGGCACCTTGGATGGGTCGTTGCGCAGCAGAATCAGGTGCTTGAGATAATTGTTATCTGTCATCGGCGGAACCGAACAGAGACGGTGAATCTCACGCATGCATTTGCCGGGGCAGTTCATGCAGTCGCAGGACCCGAGGAGCAGCGAGATGCTGAATCCTGGGCCTGCAGCGTTCAGTAGGCCTTGCCGTGAGGCCAAGGCACCAAAGTCCCGGTAGGGATGGCTTAAGGCGATGGGCTCAGGGACGCACGGCTTGGGGCGACGGACTTGGCGCGAGGTCTTAGCTCTTGGCCCACTTCTGGAAGTTGTCGGTGGTCTTTTCCTCGCCGTCGCCGTAGCCGGCTTCGTAGGCTTCGGTCAGGCGCTGCTCCTCGCGTTTGGGATTTTGCAGAAAACCGCACTGCCAGCCCTGAATGTACTCGTCGTCGACAGCGAGCTGTTCCATTTTTGTGACTGCATCATAGTAGAACTGATTCATATCCGCTCTCCGCACTGCCACATGGCAGTCTTGGGGGTTGTTCTTGGTGTTTGTTTCGAAGGGGCATCCATTTACCGACCGACTCTCAGTGTGTATCGCGCGATTCCGAGCCTAGAGCGTTGCGCCTTGCGGTGCGGCCGCGGACCCCGATCGGGTAAGGATAGCTGATAAGAATACTGCATTTTTCTGATGTCTGTCATCCTTGGGATGGCTCGCCCGTGCCGAATCCCGAGTCGCTGTCCCTGCCCCTTGCCCCTGCCTCTGCTGATTACAAACCGCAGCGCGTCTTGTGAAGACGGCATGCGACTCCAACCTTGCGGTACAGAAGGCTGTCCGTCGCGACGGCCGGAGTCCGTTTCCTCAAGCAGATCGTCGTCATGCCCATGCGCCCAGCTTATCTACTGAAAATTCTTGACCGCGAATTCACCAGTACCGCCGATGATCATCACACGCCGGTGATGCTGTGGGGGCCGCCCGGCGTGGGCAAGTCGCAGATGGTGGCCCAGGTTGCCGCCAGGCATCGCGCGCCGATGATTGACATTCGCTTGTCGCAGATGGAGCCGAGCGACCTGCGCGGCATTCCCTTTCGCGTTGATGAACGGGTCGAATGGGCGGTGCCCTCGCTGCTGCCGGATGCCGAGCGGCACGGGCCGGCGGGGATTTTGTTTTTGGATGAAATTACCTCGGCGCCGCCCTCGGTGTCGGCGGCTGCATATCAATTGATACTCGACCGACGGCTGGGTGACTATCAGGTGCCGGCGCACTGGGCCATCGTCGCTGCCGGTAATCGTCAGGGGGATCGCGGCGTGACCTACGCCATGCCGGCGCCGCTGGCCAATCGGTTTTCCCATTTCGAGGTCGAGACCCACCTGGACGACTGGGTCACTTGGGCTTACTCCGCTGGCATCGACGAGCGCATCATCGGCTTTTTGCGTTTTCGCCCAGAGCAACTGTTCGACTTCGACCCGGCGCACAACCCGATGGCTTTTCCCTCCCCGCGCTCGTGGGAGTTCGCGCATCGCGCGCTGCAGAAGTTCGAGCACGACCACGAACTGCTGCAGGGCTGCCTGCAGGCTTGCGTCGGGCCGGCAGCTGGAATCGAGGTGACCGCCTTTATTGAAAGCCTGGAGCAGATGCCGGACCTGGATGCGATTTTGCGCGGCGAGACGGTGCCGGTGCCAGACGAAATCGATCTGCAATACGCGGTGGCCGCGGCCCTGGTCGGGCGGGCGCTGCGTGTGCGTGGTGAGCCTCAGGGTGCGGACGCCATCGGTCATATCCTCGTCTATGCCGGGCGCTTTCCGCAGCGGGAGATGGGCGTAATGCTGGTGTCCGATCTGCATCGCGCCATCGGCAGTGACTTGTTCGCCGTGCCGGCCTTTGCCGACTGGGCGCAGGCAGTGGCGGATGTGATGCTGTTTGATTGAACCCGGCTAGCATGGCAGACACTGCAAGCAAAGCAAACGAGGTCGACCTGACGGCGCTAGAGACCAAGCTCGCCGCTGCGCGCACGCGCCTGATACTGGATAAGCCCTTCCTCGGCTCACTGGTGCTGCGCCTGCCGCTGCGCGCCGCAAATGCCAGCTGGTGCCCGACCACGGCGACCGACGCGCGCGCCTTTTATTTCAATCCTGACTACATCGACGCGCTAAGTCTGGCCGAGACTCAATTCATGCTCGCGCACGAGGCGCTGCATTGCGCGCTGTCGCATTTCGCGCGCCGCCAGCACCGGGTCAAGCACAAGTGGGATCTGGCCTGCGACTATGCGATCAACCCGCTGTTGATCGACGAAGGGCTCAAGCCGCCACCCAATGCGCTGTTCATGCCGCCCTATCTCGGCATGACGGCGGAGGAAATCTATCCGCTGATCGATGACAACGACCAGTCCGAGACGCTCGACACCCACGCCTACGATCAGGATAACGACAGCCAGCAGGGCAGCCAGGGACAGGGATTGAATGAGCGCGATCTGGCTGAGCGCGGCCGTTCGCCCGAGTCCCGTGATAGCGAGAGTGGCGGGACGGGGGGCGCAGACCAGGCGTCCGGACAACAGGGGACGGGGCAGGCCGTCGAGGACAGCTCGCCCGATGAGCGACGTCAGGGAGGCGATGACGGTCCGCCGCCGCTCACGCCGGATGAGCGCGAAACCCTTTCGGTGCAATGGCAGCAGCGCATGGCCGGCGCTGCGCAGCAGGCCATGCAGGCAGGCAAGCTCGGCGGCGAACTGCGTCGGCTGATCGACCACCTGCTACAGCCCCAACTGCCCTGGCGCGCGCTGCTTGCGCGCTATATGAGCGCCCTGGCGCGCGATGACTACAGCTATGCGCGCCCGTCGCGGCGCGAGGGCGAGTTCCTCCTGCCGCGCCTGCGCAGCGATCAGCTCGATCTGGTGGTCGGGCTGGATACCTCAGGCTCCATCCGCGATGCGGAAATCGAAGAATTCATCGCCGAGATCGATGCGCTCAAGGGCCAGATTCGCGCCCGCGTCACCCTGCTGCCTTGCGATGCTGCGCTTGCCCCGGGTGCGCCTTTTGAGTTTGAGCCCTGGGAAACCTTTGACCGCCCTGAGCGTCTGCATGGACAGGGCGGGACCAGCTTCGTCCCGGTGTTCAACTGGCTGAGCGATCAGGGCCGCCGTCCCGATCTGCTGTTGTACTTCACCGACGCCGAAGGCGCCTTCCCGCCCGCCGCGCCTGCTTATCCGGTGCTCTGGCTGGTCAAGGGCCGCTCACCGGTCCCTTGGGGCGAGCGCATCCAGCTTAATTGATCGCGATGCGCCAGCTTGATTTCAGGCGGCCTGCTTGCGAAGCTGTTGCTTGCAGAATGATAGACATCACAAATGTGCTGTGGGTGTTGGGCCGGGCGACGGGCGCGGGGGTTTCCAGCGGCAGGACGCCGCTGGAAAGCCTACAGGGATGTATTCACGGCGTCCCCCGCGACCGTCGCCCGGCCCAACACTTGCTTAACCCCCTGTGGTTTTGGTTTAACGCGGACGGAACCCTTGGCCCGCCGCTGGACTCTGAGCCGACATGACGATGCACCCCATGCAATATTGCCCGCGCGCCTCGCGACCGCGCGTTCTTTGGCTGGCCCTAGCGCTGCTGATCACGCTCGCGGCCAATCCGCTGGCCGCGGACCCCTATCAGTTGCCTGATTTCGGCAGCTCCGCCGACACCGTGCTGTCACTGGCCGACCAACGCGCGCTGGCGCGGGCCTTCATGAAAAGCGTGCGCAAGGCCCTGCCGGTGATCGAAGACCCGGTGCTGGATGCTTATATTCAGTCCCTGGGGCAGGAGCTGGTGCGCTCTGCCAATGCGGGTGGCGGCTACCATTTTTTCCTGATCAATCAGCCCGCCGTCAATGCCTTTGCCGGTCCCTCCGGACAGATCGGCGTCTTTGCCGGGCTGGTGCTGGCGGCCGAGACCGAAAACGAGCTGGCCGCCGTGCTGGCGCACGAAATCGCCCACGTGAGTCAAAAGCACCTGATGCGCTCGTTCGAGGCACAAAAGCGCATGGCTGTGCCGGCCACGGCGTTATTGATCGCCGCCGCGCTACTCGGCGCCCAGGTCGACTCCCAGACCGGCATGGCGGCTATGGCTGGCGTTCAGGCCATGGCCGTGCAGAACCAGATCAACTTCACTCGCGACAACGAAGAAGAAGCCGACCGCCTCGGCATCGATATTCTGGCCGAAGCGGGCTTCAACCCCTTCGCCATGCCCGGCTTTTTCGAGAGTCTTGGGCGCAGCAGTCGCTACTACGACAACAGCGCGCCCGAGTTCCTGCGCACCCACCCGGTGACCACCAATCGCATCGCCGATGCGCTTGCGCGTGCTGAACAATACGGGTTGCGCCAGCGTGCCGACAGTCTGGAATTCCATCTCGCCCGCGCCAATCTGCGCCAACGCAGCTACAGCGGCGCGCAGCGGGCGGTGGAACGCTTCGAGTCGACACTCGCGAGCGGACGTTACCGTAACGCGCTGGCCGAGCGCTACGGCTATGCGCTAGCGCTGCTGCGCGCCGGGCGCTTCGACGCCGCCCGTGCGCAGGCCAAACAGTTGCTTGAAGCGCGCCCAAGTCAGGTCGAGTTTATCGTGCTGGACGCGAACATCGACATCGAGGGCGGGCAGCTTCCGCGCGCGATCCGCAATCTCAAAAGCGCCCATGGCCTCGATCCGGGTAACTGGCCGATCACGCACGCCTATGCCGAGGCACTGCTGAAAGCGGGGCGGGTCAGTCCCGCCCTGAGCATGCTGGAGGCATTCCACCGCCGTCGCCCGTCCTTTGCAGCGGTTTACGGTCTGCTGGCCGACGCAGCCGGACGCTCGGGAAACAAAGCCAAAACCTATGGCTACCGGGCCGAGGAGCTTTATTATCAAGGCGACCTGGAGCCTGCGATTCGTCAGCTTGAGCTTGCCCTGCGGGTGCCCAATGTCGACTACCATCTGGCGTCCAAACTGCAGGTTCGCCTGGATGCGCTGCGTGAGGAAAAAGCCAGCGAGAAAAAGAAATGGTCGCGCGGAGATGACTAACTTCGCCTGCTGCCGTGGCGCGCGACGGGTTGCACATGTCAGCGACTCAGGTAAGCTTGGCAGCGAGCGATAAAGCCCAATGGTTGCGTGCAGTATTGCGCGGTGACCAGATCGAAGCTCTAACGAGCGGAAGCAATCGCGGGTCGATTCTGATGGACAAAAAGTTCCATTACCGGATGATTTTTGACGATTGTGCCTCAATCTTCTGCCCCAGCTTGCGACCCGGTGGCCGGTTAGGGCTTGTGCCGGATTGGGCTCGGCGGCCGTATTGAGCCTGGATGGGCCTGCTTTGGGTCTGGTGTGATTCGGCGCAGGTCCCATCTCGGATGCGGCAACCGGGTCTGCAGCGATGCTTCGCCTGTTTGATGTTTACCCCTAAGGAGAGAGTTTATGACTGACGCAAAAACAACGATTGACGCAAAAACAACGATTGACGCAAAACGCAGAACCGTTCTGAAAGGCTCCATGGGTGCTGGCGCCATGGCACTGGCGACCAGTGCTGGTCTGCTGACGCCGCAGGCGCTGCTGGCTGCCTGGCCAGAGGCGGCATTTACCGCCAAGGATCAGACCGCGGCGCTGAAAGAGCTGCTCGGTTCCGATGCGATGGAGACCAGCGATGCCATTGAGATCAAGGCACCGGACATTGCCGAGAACGGCGCCGTGGTGCCTGTGACCGTGTCGACCGATATGGAAGGGGTCGAATCCATTTCTGTATTTGCCATGGGCAATGGCACGCCGCTGGTTGCGTCATTCGACATGGCCGAGAATTCAATGCCCTTCGTTTCAACCCGCATCAAGATGGCGAAAACAGCCGATGTGGTCGCCGTGGTCAAGACCAAAGACGGGTTGCTCAGCAATGCCAAGAACGTGAAAGTCACCATCGGTGGCTGCGGCGGCTGAGGAAACGCAACGCGGTTAGCCTGACGCTTATGCAGTGATTTCCCCGGATACCCGGGAGCATGAGACTTAGGCCGTTTTTGTTAGGCTCGAGGGCCTGACATGAAGAATTCCAGACATGCAGAATGCAATTAAGCGCTGAGAGCGCGTCTCTCGCGCAGAGGAAACAGATTATGGCTAGCAACATCAAAATCCGCGCAAAGGTCGAAAATGGCGTGACCACGGTCAAGTCGCTGATGAACCATGAAATGGAAACCGGTCTGCGCAAGGACAAGAAGACCGGGGAGCCGATTCCGGCGCACTTCATCCAGGAGGTGACCGGTAAATGGAAGGACCAGGTGGTGATGACGGCTCTCTGGAGCGGCGGTGTCTCCAAAAATCCTTACTTGTCGTTCAAGTTCAATGGCGGCGAGCCTGGCGATACCGTCGAGATCAGCTGGGTGGACAACAAGGGCGAAAGCGATAGCGCTACGGTCGAAATCTCCGACTGATGCCCATGCTCCCGCGGTGCCGCGTGCCGGCGCATTAGCCGGCAGCGGTGCTGCGGACCTTCCCGCCCCGGCTGGGGCGGGTGCCAGCGACTGACGGTGTCAAGTCCGTTTAGGTCACTAGGTCTTTTTCCGTCGAAGGCAGCAAGTGCGCGCGCAAACCCATTACCTGCTGCCAGGCTGCGCTATCTGACGACTTTCCGGTGTAAAACTTCGGCACGCCTTGCGGGCGTTCGCGAAAGCGTCGATAGGGCCACAGGTATTGCTCGGGGCAGACGCGCACGCACTCAGCGATACCTTGGTTTAACGCGGCTGCAGCTTCTTCGTCGGAGTCCGCGGCAACCCCCTCGGGTGCTCGCTGGCAGTGAATGCGATAACCCTCGCCAGGGCCAAGACGCTCCGCGAACAAAAAGACCACAGGCGCGCCCGTTTTGCGCGACAGCCGATTCACCAGCAACATGGTGTAGGCTGGAATGCCAAAGAAAGGCGCGAACACAGCCCCTTTATCCGCCCGCGGCGCCTGATCGGGTAGGATGCCGACATACTCCCCGCGCTCAAGTGACTGCACCAGAACGCGAATCCCGCGCGCCGTAATGGGCGCAAGCGTCGCGCCGCTGCGTTTGCGCGCGGCCAGAATCATGTCATCCAGGTATTTCTGCGGCTTGTAGAAAATCGCTGTTGGTCCGCAGGCTGCCAGATAGAGGCCGGCGAGCTCCCAAGCGCCCAGGTGCGGGGACAGCACGATCAATCCGCTGCCGGTTTGGCGCTCCAGAAGCTCGACGCCGCGCGTTTCACGCACCAGGTTTAGCACCTCGGCGCTGGGGCGCAACCACAGGTGCGCAATTTCCGCGTAGGTCTTGCCGAATTCGCGCAGGCAGCGGTTGCGCAGCGCGATGGCCTCGTCTCGGTTGAGCTCCGGCAGGCACAGGCCAATGTTGATCAGGGTGTTACGGCGCTGGCGATTGGGCAGGTGGGCAATGGACGTGCCGATGGCACCGCCGATGTAATGGACCCAGCGCAGCGGCAGCCGCGCGAGCAGGCGCATCAGCGGGCGGACGCCGCGCTCAAGCCAGGCGGCTTTGTCGAATTGGATGCGGCGTTTCGCCGCGGGGGCAGCCATCTGGGCCATCTGGCTTGCAACCGCCGGGATCGACAAACGCCGCTCAGGCGTTAGCTTGCATCGGGGTGGGCTGGGCCTTCGCGGCTTCCATTACCGGCTCTTGCGGGATCTTGGGCCGGTGGATATCGCTGTGGTGACCGCGGCGCTCGACTAAGTCTTTCAGGCTGATCTGGTAGAGGTACTCGTAGATGCGGTGGCTCAGGTCCATCCATAGGTCGTGCGTCAGGCAGGGGCCCTCGTTGCAGCAGTCACCGGCGCCGCCGCATTTGGTGGCATCCACATGCTCGTCGACAGCGGAGATGACCTCGGCGATGTTGATCTCATCAATGTCGCGCGCCAGGTTGTAGCCGCCGCCGGGGCCGCGCACGCTGCAAACCAGCCGCTGCCGGCGCAGTTTGGCAAAGAGTTGCTCGAGGTAGGACAGGGAAATGCCCTGGCGGCGCGCAATGTCCGCGAGCGCGATCGGACCCTGGCCCTGATGGATAGCCAAATCGAGCACGGCGGTCACGGCGTAGCGGCCTTTGGTGGTCAATCTCATGCGTGCCGACTCCTTAGGATCGAAAACGAAGGTGACATCCTACGATAGCTGACTAATTCCATCAATTTTTCGCCAGCCTTCTTCGCAGCCGGTGTCGGTGGTTCGATCGGGCCGGTTGGATCGGGCTGGGGCGTGGCG
Above is a genomic segment from Thiorhodovibrio litoralis containing:
- a CDS encoding vWA domain-containing protein translates to MADTASKANEVDLTALETKLAAARTRLILDKPFLGSLVLRLPLRAANASWCPTTATDARAFYFNPDYIDALSLAETQFMLAHEALHCALSHFARRQHRVKHKWDLACDYAINPLLIDEGLKPPPNALFMPPYLGMTAEEIYPLIDDNDQSETLDTHAYDQDNDSQQGSQGQGLNERDLAERGRSPESRDSESGGTGGADQASGQQGTGQAVEDSSPDERRQGGDDGPPPLTPDERETLSVQWQQRMAGAAQQAMQAGKLGGELRRLIDHLLQPQLPWRALLARYMSALARDDYSYARPSRREGEFLLPRLRSDQLDLVVGLDTSGSIRDAEIEEFIAEIDALKGQIRARVTLLPCDAALAPGAPFEFEPWETFDRPERLHGQGGTSFVPVFNWLSDQGRRPDLLLYFTDAEGAFPPAAPAYPVLWLVKGRSPVPWGERIQLN
- a CDS encoding lysophospholipid acyltransferase family protein yields the protein MAAPAAKRRIQFDKAAWLERGVRPLMRLLARLPLRWVHYIGGAIGTSIAHLPNRQRRNTLINIGLCLPELNRDEAIALRNRCLREFGKTYAEIAHLWLRPSAEVLNLVRETRGVELLERQTGSGLIVLSPHLGAWELAGLYLAACGPTAIFYKPQKYLDDMILAARKRSGATLAPITARGIRVLVQSLERGEYVGILPDQAPRADKGAVFAPFFGIPAYTMLLVNRLSRKTGAPVVFLFAERLGPGEGYRIHCQRAPEGVAADSDEEAAAALNQGIAECVRVCPEQYLWPYRRFRERPQGVPKFYTGKSSDSAAWQQVMGLRAHLLPSTEKDLVT
- a CDS encoding Fe-S cluster assembly transcription factor, whose translation is MRLTTKGRYAVTAVLDLAIHQGQGPIALADIARRQGISLSYLEQLFAKLRRQRLVCSVRGPGGGYNLARDIDEINIAEVISAVDEHVDATKCGGAGDCCNEGPCLTHDLWMDLSHRIYEYLYQISLKDLVERRGHHSDIHRPKIPQEPVMEAAKAQPTPMQANA
- a CDS encoding M48 family metalloprotease yields the protein MQYCPRASRPRVLWLALALLITLAANPLAADPYQLPDFGSSADTVLSLADQRALARAFMKSVRKALPVIEDPVLDAYIQSLGQELVRSANAGGGYHFFLINQPAVNAFAGPSGQIGVFAGLVLAAETENELAAVLAHEIAHVSQKHLMRSFEAQKRMAVPATALLIAAALLGAQVDSQTGMAAMAGVQAMAVQNQINFTRDNEEEADRLGIDILAEAGFNPFAMPGFFESLGRSSRYYDNSAPEFLRTHPVTTNRIADALARAEQYGLRQRADSLEFHLARANLRQRSYSGAQRAVERFESTLASGRYRNALAERYGYALALLRAGRFDAARAQAKQLLEARPSQVEFIVLDANIDIEGGQLPRAIRNLKSAHGLDPGNWPITHAYAEALLKAGRVSPALSMLEAFHRRRPSFAAVYGLLADAAGRSGNKAKTYGYRAEELYYQGDLEPAIRQLELALRVPNVDYHLASKLQVRLDALREEKASEKKKWSRGDD
- a CDS encoding type II toxin-antitoxin system PemK/MazF family toxin, yielding MVKTPERSIRRGEVYWVNLDPTIGTEIYKTRPGLVVSPDDMNTALPRVIIAPITSKGQALGCRPGLTFDGKPARILLDQLRAVDQRRLLNKIGVIDPALWHSVLLEMLG
- a CDS encoding AAA family ATPase, with amino-acid sequence MRPAYLLKILDREFTSTADDHHTPVMLWGPPGVGKSQMVAQVAARHRAPMIDIRLSQMEPSDLRGIPFRVDERVEWAVPSLLPDAERHGPAGILFLDEITSAPPSVSAAAYQLILDRRLGDYQVPAHWAIVAAGNRQGDRGVTYAMPAPLANRFSHFEVETHLDDWVTWAYSAGIDERIIGFLRFRPEQLFDFDPAHNPMAFPSPRSWEFAHRALQKFEHDHELLQGCLQACVGPAAGIEVTAFIESLEQMPDLDAILRGETVPVPDEIDLQYAVAAALVGRALRVRGEPQGADAIGHILVYAGRFPQREMGVMLVSDLHRAIGSDLFAVPAFADWAQAVADVMLFD
- a CDS encoding DNA ligase — protein: MPSLAVTSGRTRLHLSALLLLVLAPLAPSPLWSDARNNQPETGISEAPATAHPHPPTPPALMLAKTHQAGTDVAHYWVSEKLDGVRARWDGSRLISRGGHVIQAPDWFVTGFPPVPLDGELWLGRGQFAAISGLARRQEPDEDAWREVRFMVFDLPTLDAHFSERLVEIKRLLANAPSERIAPVEQFRVADEKALMARLAAVERLGGEGLMLHHENARYREGRSSDLLKVKSKQDAEAKVLAHLPGRGKYQGMLGALLVEDDQGRRFRIGTGFSDAERRNPPPIGSTITFQYQGETKTGLPRFASYLRLSEAE
- the soxY gene encoding thiosulfate oxidation carrier protein SoxY; protein product: MTDAKTTIDAKTTIDAKRRTVLKGSMGAGAMALATSAGLLTPQALLAAWPEAAFTAKDQTAALKELLGSDAMETSDAIEIKAPDIAENGAVVPVTVSTDMEGVESISVFAMGNGTPLVASFDMAENSMPFVSTRIKMAKTADVVAVVKTKDGLLSNAKNVKVTIGGCGG
- a CDS encoding Alvin_2107 family globule sulfur oxidation protein, producing MNQFYYDAVTKMEQLAVDDEYIQGWQCGFLQNPKREEQRLTEAYEAGYGDGEEKTTDNFQKWAKS
- a CDS encoding tetratricopeptide repeat protein; this translates as MTDNNYLKHLILLRNDPSKVPAVRAAAKRGEVDAQFAMGLIYAEGRGLPIDLAQSHYWLSLAVDQGDRDAESLRNIIGSQMTEEEYQAARRLRSGAKLSVIEGSGASATQQPNMGGQGPIPSSAD
- the soxZ gene encoding thiosulfate oxidation carrier complex protein SoxZ, with the translated sequence MASNIKIRAKVENGVTTVKSLMNHEMETGLRKDKKTGEPIPAHFIQEVTGKWKDQVVMTALWSGGVSKNPYLSFKFNGGEPGDTVEISWVDNKGESDSATVEISD
- a CDS encoding AbrB/MazE/SpoVT family DNA-binding domain-containing protein, giving the protein MQTRLRKIGNSKGIIIPAALLSQGGFADKVELRLDAGRLIIEPIKPARQDWFQGYDPAQDAYVWGDLAPDADTRDWEW